From a single Lolium rigidum isolate FL_2022 chromosome 7, APGP_CSIRO_Lrig_0.1, whole genome shotgun sequence genomic region:
- the LOC124675916 gene encoding uncharacterized protein LOC124675916, protein MAPQKARYTKERLETPALEGDLALERFSSSDPEKDEDDGGKMRSVLPLFYDNDEELFAAAVKEEEAAAERQRRDAEEKAREADEEKRRAEERNRLKEEAVWRRKKHGEVYNSIRQYNPKTKCVEYTRFPFADLSTFDLDEISPVLPMRYTDKQIKDRAYLNSINVLSVKIVSSDKGFPLNVYGNIILRDNLDEKCIFLFSRPSRMDSELINSEDQSLILTGPSRGLVLTDYIFIEVHLKMKLDNGEDEQLSIGLLDIDGRVAPRVPTSKVRCCTLESSLSIVEVRYALVKEATEATVEFPVLKGDFKGKITAHTTRIHDRMLLHDSRACGAAISSDGSRVIELLRRVLAVCVDEVLFISAEPEGVDTLVKKFTPSLSGSQSDVFDWGAVKLGVKVTWSVISF, encoded by the exons ATGGCTCCTCAGAAGGCGCGTTATACCAAGGAACGGCTCGAGACGCCCGCTTTGGAGGGTGACCTGGCGTTGGAGAGGTTTAGCTCGTCAGATCCAGAGAAGGATGAGGATGACGGCGGCAAGATGCGCAGCGTGCTGCCCTTGTTCTATGATAACGACGAGGAGTTGTTCGCGGCGGCGGTGAAGGAGGAAGAGGCTGCGGCTGAGCGGCAGAGGCGGGATGCCGAGGAGAAGGCACGGGAGGCGGACGAGGAGAAGCGGCGGGCGGAGGAGAGGAACCGGCTGAAAGAGGAGGCCGTCTGGAGACGAAAGAAACATGGAGAGGTCTACAATTCGATCCGCCAGTACAATCCCAAGACCAAGTGTGTGGAGTACACCAGGTTCCCCTTCGCGGATCTCTCCACGTTCGACCTTGACGAGATCT CGCCTGTACTTCCCATGAGATACACTGACAAGCAGATAAAAGACCGTGCATATTTGAATTCCATAAATGTTTTATCGGTCAAGATAGTTTCCTCAGACAAAGGCTTCCCGCTTAATGTATATGGCAATATTATTCTTAGAGACAACCTCGATGAGAAGTGCATTTTTCTCTTCTCCCGCCCTAGCAGAATGGATTCTGAGCTCATTAATTCAGAG GATCAATCATTGATCTTGACTGGCCCTAGTCGAGGACTTGTTTTAACAGACTATATTTTTATTGAGGTCCATCTTAAGATGAAGCTTGACAACGGGGAGGACGAACAACTTAGCATAGGATTGCTTGACATTGATGGCCGAGTGGCTCCTCGGGTGCCCACAAGTAAGGTTCGGTGTTGCACTCTTGAGAGCAGCCTCAGCATCGTGGAGGTGAGATATGCACTAGTTAAAGAAGCAACGGAGGCTACTGTGGAATTTCCAGTTCTCAAGGGAGATTTCAAGGGCAAAATCACAGCTCACACCACCAGAATTCATGATAGGATGTTGCTTCATGATAGCAGAGCATGTGGTGCGGCAATCTCTTCTGATGGTAGTCGAGTTATCGAACTGTTGCGTCGTGTCCTAGCTGTCTGTGTGGATGAGGTGCTGTTTATTTCAGCTGAACCTGAAGGTGTGGATACCCTTGTTAAGAAATTTACTCCATCCCTCAGTGGTTCCCAGAGTGATGTATTTGATTGGGGTGCCGTTAAGTTAGGTGTGAAGGTAACTTGGTCCGTAATAAGTTTCTAG